CTTATCTTATTAAACCTGTACAGTGAAGGGTAATCAAGTTTAATCACTTGATCGAGGGTTTTTATACGTCTCTTACGCTTAAAAAACTTAAACACAGGGGGAGAAAAAAGAAGTTAACGTCGTTTGCTTTAGAATAATTCAGTACTTCCCAGAACCGTCACGCTTACCGAAGACTTGAActcttttctgtttttctttttccagttCAAGCAAAAGAGATATAAAGCATAGTTTATTTATCGTTTAACTTGTATCATCGTATAAAtgtaagaaagaaaatatagatatatatgtaaatacataAAAGAGACACTACTCATAATTGTGAGTAGTTATAAAAAAAGGCGTATgtatagagaaagagaaagagaaagagaaaaagaaaaagaagaaaaaagtctAAAGTATCTTTTATTAGAAACAATACTTATTATGGCGTATTGCTTAAAGTAATAGCTAGGTAACGGAATAGGGAAATAGCTGCTCATATTTTTTATGGAGAGTAGAAGACTATTGTCCCTTTTATTCTATGTATTCTATTTTCTGGCTAACCTCTTGCAAACTATGCAAGcagttttaaccctttcattgctATTAGCATTAATGTTCCTATTATCATGCTTTACTACTGAACTAAGGTgtagttgaaaatttttaaaatccatTTTACTTGTGTACGATGGGAGCTCTAAGTTATGTTAATTTGCAATATAAGTAGACTCGTCCTAAATTCGCAAATTTTATCAATCAGATCATCGAACAGATAATGAATGGTTGTTAACATTGAAGATATACCGAAATCAGTTGCAGTGAAAAGGttaaacgaattaaaaaaaCTCTTTTtagcattaatttttattaaattttttatttggagGTGGCTCGAAAGGTGATCGATGCGagttcaattttttttgttatacgATTTTGTTATACGATCAATAGCTTCAATTGCGCTTTAAGTTTGTTTTTTTTCCTCGTAAACgaattatttgtagagaatgaaaagaagaaatgtctcgatacTTTTATCATTGTAGCAACTTGCAAGAATCGACTTGTCTTTAAGTCGTTTTGACTGTTATATTCGAATAAGAAGTGGTCCACTACGAAATAGGCTGTTTGTCCTAAGACAGTTATCTTTTGAACGAAGAGGTCCGTACGCCTTCCTGTAGTTACTTAAAGCTAGTAATTTATAATGTTACGGAGAGATTCGAAATGAAAACGTCGCAACGATCTTTTAGAACGTATCGCTACAAcatgattaaaatttttataaagttTCTTTAAATTATACGCATTAACgcttgttattttctttttcatctttttttatttcgtgaTAATTTCAGTCAAGAGAAAAAAGATCGTTGACGATAGAGATAAGTGCGTATtgagtttgaaaattaatatgacAATTTTCGAATAATCTGTATAACAAACTCGTTTGTTAATCCTCATTGTTCTGTAAATAACGAAAGAATTAAACACGTCGAATGCAAAATGGCTTTCATTCTTGTACTTGAATCAAACAGTCGTtgaatgtataaaaataaactgTAAAAAAAATAGGTATTTTCCCTTAACTAGCgtgtttttatttgtttcctcAACCATTCCTGTTTTTTCAAATCAGATTTTTTGattctacataaataaataaataataaattgatcgATGATCAATGGTCAAGGTAAACTAATATTCTTTTGGAATATTCgtcgtaaaaaagaaaattaatatctaaTTACTTCATCAAATTCCGCGATTCACTGTCCAAATTTTCTACCTAAAAATAGTAAATATCACTGATTTGTTAAATTGCACTGTACacttgaaattgaatatttttattagcaTATTTAGTAAAGACTGTtcgtttttaaaaacatttctgTTTCCTTTTCTGAGCAAATATTTGCTTCTTGAGTCAGTCTTTTTGTGCACATAGTATTTCTcaattttttgtattaaatgatcgaatgatttatttctttcataaatCACGGAATTGTCTGTTCCATATTAATTTactgtatttaatttaaatatcaaaCATGTGAATTATTTTCACAATCAAACTTTTTAAAAACTAACAATCGGTAGAAAAAGATTTACAGAAATTTATTCAGCGGATGATATATGGAAACACGTACAAAAAGTCCAAGTTTTTTGGACAGTATAATTCGTGTTTCGATCCTCGAATGAATAACTTGATCCTTCAAGTTATTTCACCAGGGTTTCTACGTTTCAcgcatatttattcattttgtttCTGTACAACGTATGTTACACGTGTTCGTGCTGTTCTTATTTAGTGTCACTGATTAATTTCTTGGATTACCCTTGACCGATTTCGAGAAAAACCGAGACAACCTGCTTATTCCCTCgacatatgtataaaatataattgtataattattgtaaatatgtTTGAAAATTCCAAGAAAGTTGAATTGCTTTTTAATGTAATTGGATAATTGGATTGGTCTGAAATTTAATAGTCTGTTCGCAGGGGCTCAAAAAATCGGATAATAGTGCAGTATCTGAGACAAAATTGGAATCTTCCTTGTTTGCCTttaaatatcatcaaaattaagagGAAactaatttcatataatttcatTGTTGATTTAATATTACTATGTGCCAGTTctcattaatataattaaaaatagttctttatttaattgaaaacaaaatcagtattaaaatatatgtagTGTTTTTCAACAGATTctataatatttacaatttactaAAAATCAACTGATTTTTAAATCTAAACATTGTTTGAATAATGGAAAGGAAACTTTTCAATGTTAATATTACAACGATGCAAATCAGATGACTTATTTCCTTTTATAAAAAGTAGGTATTCAACTATACCGTCaccatcaatttttcaaatttaacattTCATAATCCTGGGAGAAACaattcagttttattttaaacaaatcattTTATACACTGTCTTGCTTAAATAATCTGGCACAGTAGATGATAATGTATTTTTGAATACGCACCATCTTAATTATTTCCGCGAAATAACTTTTGCGTGTAGACACGAGGAACTGTAAAAAAGGTACTGATTCATCTGCTTATAATTTACATTAAACGTTATTTGCAAACATGTTATAAAAACTTCATGACGCAATCGTATGATTAATTGATCTGTAAGATTGAACGAGAGAAGGTGAACATAAACAGAGCACTTAGTACTTCCTGTCTTTCACGAATCGTGTATCATTtcggttaataaaatttttaagaattttagtGAAAACACGTTGATAATAGAACGAAAGGGCGCTATGTGAATCTAGAACTATAAAATGTCACATCGTTACTAAATTGTTAATACGATGATTCTATACTTTaatgagaaaattattttctctgcGTCTTTAATGAAACATCTGATTACTTCATTCTGGAAAATGATACATAAATAGGAAATTCATTCAGATCTATAAGTATGATACAAAAACTTAATTACATCGTCATAAATATGTATTACTGAAGAAGATATTATAGAAAGATTCGATTTTTCTTGAACTTTGAAATCGTAGTGTTAAAtattctttcaaaattaataaaaacaaaagcTATCACATTTATGTGCTCAAATAtaccaatttaaattttatattctgtaaaaaaaaaacagctcaaaatgaacaaaaaatttctaaaccagatattaaaataattaaatactttttGTGTCTTTGATACAAATATATCAGGGTAGGTATATTTTCCTCATTTCAGAATGTATAAACGGGTGTCCCCCAAAAAATGTGCATTAGTAAATTAGTGGAAACGTTTCGAGATACGTTTCACGATAGAATTGAGCTCGTGAGTAACGTTaatgagaaattgaaaaaaaaaaaaaaaaaaaaaaaaggacattaAAATGTGCGTCATCATTGGATCAACAAGCAAGTCGAATATTTTCCAGAAGACCCAACAAAACAAAGGTGAAGGTGTATAAGTTTCCAAGTGGGGTTCAGCCTGTATGAATCGTCGTTGATCCCACCTTCGTCCACCTTGGGTATCTGCGATTGATCCTACCACCTGGACACTCGGACATATATAAGCATCGCGATCCAAGAAATCTGTACAATTGCATCTAATCGCAGCTTAATACATTCAGGTGAGTGTTCCGGACCATCTAATGTGTCTGACTACCCCCATGGCTTTTTAACGTATCGAACACGTCAGGTTCATTCCTGATTGACATtacaatgtatttttatgtttaattgtCATTTTTGAATATTCATTCGATATTTGTTATTGACTAATTAAAACATTTTCTAttagattaaatgaaatttgattCCTCTTAGAACTTAATAGAACAtttacattaataaaataataaaataataaaataactgtataaatgattaaaagtgttctaattataatttttattaacagaaaTCATGAAAGTGTCAGTGCTTTGCTTACTCCTGGTCGTCGCGGTTGCCTATGTCGCCGCTCGTCCTGAGGAAGAAAAATACACCAATAAATTCGACAACGTCGATGTAGATCAAATTCTTAACAGTGAACGACTATTGAACAACTATTTCAAATGTTTGATGGACGAAGGACGATGCACAGCTGAAGGCACTGAACTGAAGAGTAAGTAAAgcaatctaattgtaagttacTTTAAATTAGAAATGTAAAACTTCGAATGAATTAGAGGTATTTGTActtgtataattttaatatttaattttattaattaattaacccttgaacaaggatattaacctaaagttaaatgtatgatTTTTTAACAATTGTGGTCGGTCCTTTATTCACACatttcgaattttaattttggtaTAACTAATTATCTTTTTCCCAATATTTAGAAGTCCTTCCTGATGCCCTGGCCACCGAGTGCAAGAAATGCACGGAAAAGCAAAGGGAGGTTACGAGAAAGGTCATCAAATACCTAGTGGACAACAAACCCGACTTATGGCAGAAACTGATTGACAAATACGACCCGGAGAAGATATATAGAGTGAAATTCGAAAAAGAAGCTAAGGAGATTGGCGTTTCCGTTTAAACCCAATGAAAAAAACTCAAAGAAACGTAATTTTTGATCGTCCAATGGCAATCAACGTTTTTAATCGCTCTCTTAATcaaactataattaaaaaaatacaacgATGTGCATAACAACCGAAGTGGTCGAGTGTGTAATAAAAAACTAGAAATACATTAACTGTGCTGTTTCTGTTTTGATTTTTTTGTTTTGAAAATAAAGATTTCGTCAAATTCACGAGTTTCGTAATATTCTGTGCTCGTTCGTACTCTCCTTTTACTTTCGACGTCGCGAACGTGAACACGTCTTGATTTCCAGCGATTTAGTATTCGACGTGCGGCTTTTAACTAACCGCCGAGGCCTTTCTGGATACCGATAAATATTGACCACTATTATGTAATTTTGAAAGCGATCCACGTTCTCTTGATACTACTACCACCTTCTTATTAAATCTAACTTCTAACACTGTTTTGTAATCAGTGTTTCGTAATTACGGAAAAAGAACTGATAAAATAGATTGATCAAATATTTTGTCTgccatttgaaaaattgtagagaatattttaattaatttctcatGAAGTTATCCATCTATGATAATCTAATAACACTGTAACCATAAAGTGTCATTTATTTCAGTTTGAAATAAATCGTTTCGAGTGACGTCAAATGGTCGACGAATGAATCGTTGTTTGTTCTCGATAAGTGACAAATGAGTATTTCGAAACATGTAACGAACAGGGTTTCATTAGAGATTCATGACACCACGATTAAGGAATCACGGTGATAAATTATGCTAATAGCAAAGCAGAAAAGTGGACTGTAgatagggaaaaaaaaaaaaaaaagagtgacAATCTGAATATAGATGTCAAGGATTTCTTCTCTAACTAACAACAAGGTGACAATACCTCGATtcacataaattgtacgaatcGATTTTGTGGGTATTAAAATTCTGTTTTACGTAAGAAACAAGATGCCTGATTTAGAGAAAACAACGAATTTGGGCATTCGAGTGGAAAagtttaaaaagaatttttttaagtATTACCTGCAACAGTGTCCAAGCTTGTTCCATATTTGCTACGACCCCATAGGCACTCATAAGAAGTCACGTGCTCTTATTGGATTTTTTCTTGGATTTTTTATGAGTGTACTTTTATACGAAGGCATCATCGTTGATTTGAATTTTGATCGATATACTAGCTTGAGCCTTGCTGGCATTATCGTATCGATGATGTCAATTGGATGTGCCTCTTCGATTCAggtacatttaatttttaatttttgaataaaatttctctagaacaattttttccttcacCATAATAAAGCTAATCGTAAGTTTTTTAGAatgatgtatgtatgtacaacgaAACAATCAAAGCGCGCACAACGCGCATGCTCAGCCGCGGGAGTGTCGGCTACGAGAACCGCACTCGACCGTGGTCGCGAACAAACTAcacgacgcgtcgcgtcggttcgtagCCACCACTCCCGAGGCCGCGCATGCGCACTGAATGCGCGCGGTTTTtctctattaatttaaaaattaagccTTTACAAGCATTTCGTTAAAGGGAAAAGCTACCACTCTCTGCAAGAATGCTCACCCCTAgccgaaaataaatattttaaattttacctcGTCATtcacaataaaaattaattataaattaactgCCTTTGTAACAGGTGAGGTGCGTTTGTATTTTAACAATCCCAGCATTTTTTGGTCGTTCAGGTCGTAGCATGTTGAGAGCGTTAGTTCTCGGATACGTAATAGCTGGACCATTATTTAATTTAGTGTATAATACAAAAGAAGTAATGAGGACTTTTGCTTGTACCTCACAATTAACGTATAATCTCACCAAGACAAGGTTTGATCTGATGTTCAAGCCTTTTCAACAGGTATTTTAACTTATATATTTGTTTATCAAATTTGAATCATagaagaaaacaaaattaaagtTTTTTTCTAATAGAATTTGTAGAATTTATAGAAAACACTctatatatttctaaattttaatcttACTGTATTTATGATCATTAATGAAAAGGCCATTCTTGCTATGAAAGCGGATGctaatgaaataaaagatacTCTATCGTCTGTGAGGGATTTAATGAGTCCAATCGTGGAAGAAATAGAAGGAGAAGAGGAAATGCGGC
The sequence above is a segment of the Osmia lignaria lignaria isolate PbOS001 chromosome 12, iyOsmLign1, whole genome shotgun sequence genome. Coding sequences within it:
- the CSP3 gene encoding chemosensory protein 3, producing MKVSVLCLLLVVAVAYVAARPEEEKYTNKFDNVDVDQILNSERLLNNYFKCLMDEGRCTAEGTELKKVLPDALATECKKCTEKQREVTRKVIKYLVDNKPDLWQKLIDKYDPEKIYRVKFEKEAKEIGVSV